One genomic region from Gossypium hirsutum isolate 1008001.06 chromosome D13, Gossypium_hirsutum_v2.1, whole genome shotgun sequence encodes:
- the LOC121225006 gene encoding uncharacterized protein, producing MQTNKKDIEFLGMTIKNGKYQPLPHIAEELKRFPDSNLSQKQVQQFLGIVNYLRDFVSKIAKLINPLRKMLKKDPPPWGPKQTKAVQQLKEKTTNLPPLQIPSEGRRILQTDASDKYWGAILFEEEDGKRRLCGYKSGRFTDAEIHYHSTFKEILAVKYGISKFQFHLTGYHFLVEMDMSSFPKMLKFKQKEVLHPQHLRWAENTKLERSNQIPERKWQLDKLTPSGTTRLNIPPPEPNKKPTIHDLYAQIKAQKEEEKQKATEEKKKKEKALGKRPVEKQEDEQESPYSSPSSSPPRQISKSLMMQQEEQSQPSNPLTTFLRDYSREVLPKISVLHEPEIPSNTPANSSETESVSEDSETSENHDFSEEVSDSPLEIMATSSGIKVEEASEEEMTEEPSNANNTPCFYGKDGFHS from the exons ATGCAGACAAATAAGAAAGACATTGAGTTTCTTGGTATGACTATCAAGAATGGAAAGTATCAACCACTTCCACACATTGCAGAAGAATTGAAAAGATTCCCAGACAGTAACCTCTCTCAGAAACAAGTCCAGCAATTCTTAGGGATTGTTAATTATCTCAGAGACTTTGTCTCCAAGATTGCAAAATTGATAAATCCTCTGAGAAAAATGCTGAAAAAAGATCCACCACCATGGGGTCCAAAACAAACCAAAGCAGTCCAGCAACTAAAAGAGAAAACCACCAATTTACCACCATTGCAGATTCCTTCTGAAGGAAGAAGAATTTTACAGACAGATGCAAGTGACAAATATTGGGGTGCAATACTGTTTGAAGAAGAGGATGGAAAAAGACGTCTTTGTGGATACAAAAGTGGAAGATTCACAGATGCTGAAATCCACTATCACTCCACCTTCAAGGAAATTTTAGCAGTCAAGTATGGAATttctaaattccaatttcatctaACAGGCTATCATTTTCTTGTAGAAATGGATATGTCCTCATTCCCAAAGATGCTGAAATTCAAACAAAAAGAAGTTCTTCATCCTCAACATCTCCGGTGGGCAGAAAATACAAAACTTGAAAGATCAAATCAGATTCCTGAAAGAAAATG GCAACTAGATAAACTGACGCCCTCTGGAACAACTCGATTAAACATTCCTCCACCAGAACCTAACAAGAAGCCTACTATTCATGATTTGTATGCCCAAATCAAAGCTCAAAAGGAGGAAGAGAAGCAAAAGGCaacagaagaaaagaaaaagaaagaaaaagctcTGGGAAAAAGACCAGTAGAAAAACAAGAAGATGAACAGGAAAGCCCATACTCCTCACCATCTTCATCTCCACCTAGACAGATATCAAAATCTTTGATGATGCAACAAGAAGAACAATCTCAACCCTCAAATCCTTTAACAACGTTCTTAAGGGATTATAGTAGAGAAGTTCTTCCTAAAATATCTGTCCTTCATGAGCCTGAAATACCTTCAAACACTCCAGCAAATTCATCAGAAACAGAATCTGTCTCAGAAGATTCAGAGACATCAGAAAATCATGACTTTTCTGAAGAAGTCTCAGATTCTCCCCTAGAAATTATGGCCACATCCTCTGGTATAAAAGTAGAAGAAGCCTCAGAAGAAGAAATGACAGAGGAACCATCAAATGCAAACAACACCCCATGTTTCTACGGGAAAGATGGTTTTCACTCTTGA
- the LOC121225232 gene encoding probable sucrose-phosphate synthase 1 codes for MAGNDWINSYLEAILDVGPNLDDAKSSLLLRERGRFSPTRYFVEEVITGFDETDLHRSWVKAQATRSPQERNTRLENMCWRIWNLARQKKQLESQLAQRKAKRRLERERGRREATADMSEDLSEGEKGDIVSDVSAHGETHKGRLPRINSVDAMETWASQQKGKKLYIVLISLHGLIRGENMELGRDSDTGGQVKYVVELARALGSMPGVYRVDLLTRQVASPDVDWSYGEPTEMLTPRNSEDFMDEMGESSGAYIVRIPFGPKDKYIPKELLWPHIPEFVDGALSHIIQMSHVLGEQIGSGKPVWPVAIHGHYADAGDSAALLSGALNVPMLFTGHSLGRDKLEQLLKQGRLSKDEINTTYKIMRRIEAEELSLDASEIVITSTRQEIDEQWRLYDGFDPVLERKLRARIRRNVSCYGRFMPRMVIIPPGMEFHHIVPQDGDMDGEVEGNEEYPSSPDPPIWSEIMRFFSNPRKPMILALARPDPKKNITTLVKAFGECRPLRELANLTLIMGNRDGIDEMSSTNASVLLSVLKLIDKYDLYGQVAYPKHHKQFEVPDIYRLAAKTKGVFINPAFIEPFGLTLIEAAAHGLPIVATKNGGPVDIHRVLDNGLLVDPHDQQSIAGALLKLVADKHLWARCRQNGLKNIHLFSWPEHCKTYLSRIASCKTRHPQWQRSDDGGESSETDSPSDSLRDIHDISLNLKFSMDGDRSGASGNDNSLDSEGNDRNSKLENAVLSWSKGVLKDQRKAGSGDRIDHGSSTGKFPALRRRKHIFVIAVDSDSNEDLLDAIRKVFEAVEKERIEGSIGFILSTYMTISEIQSFLVSGGLNANDFDAFICNSGSDLFYSTINPEDGPFVIDFYYHSHIEHRWGGEGLRKTLVRWAGSVTDKMEGNEEHIVTVAEHLSTNYCYTFEVKNAGRVPPVKELRKSLRIQALRCNVIYCRNGTRINVIPVLASRSQALRYLYVRWGIDLSKMVVFVGDSGDTDYEGLLGGVHKSIILKGICCNTSNQLLANRNYPLSDVMPVDSPNILQTSQDCTSTDVRESLENLLKS; via the exons ATGGCGGGTAATGATTGGATAAATAGTTACTTGGAGGCGATTTTGGATGTGGGTCCTAACTTAGACGATGCTAAATCGTCGTTGTTGCTCCGGGAACGAGGTAGGTTCAGCCCCACCCGTTATTTCGTGGAGGAGGTCATTACTGGGTTCGATGAAACTGATCTACATCGTTCTTGGGTTAAG GCTCAAGCAACGAGGAGTCCTCAAGAGAGAAACACTAGATTGGAGAATATGTGTTGGAGGATTTGGAATTTGGCTCGGCAGAAGAAGCAG CTTGAGTCTCAGTTGGCTCAAAGAAAGGCTAAACGCCGTCTTGAACGTGAAAGAGGCCGCAGAGAAGCAACTGCTGATATGTCTGAAGACTTATCTGAAGGGGAGAAAGGAGATATTGTTAGTGATGTATCGGCTCACGGAGAGACCCACAAAGGCAGATTGCCTAGAATCAATTCTGTTGATGCAATGGAGACTTGGGCTAGTCAACAGAAGGGGAAAAAGCTATACATTGTACTAATAAG CCTTCATGGTCTAATTCGAGGTGAAAATATGGAGCTTGGTCGGGATTCTGATACCGGTGGTCAG GTTAAGTATGTTGTGGAACTTGCAAGGGCATTGGGTTCAATGCCAGGAGTTTATCGGGTTGATTTGCTTACTAGGCAAGTTGCGTCACCAGATGTAGATTGGAGCTATGGTGAACCCACAGAGATGCTGACACCAAGAAATTCAGAAGATTTCATGGATGAGATGGGAGAGAGCAGCGGTGCGTATATTGTACGAATACCATTTGGTCCAAAGGATAAATATATTCCCAAAGAACTTCTGTGGCCTCACATCCCTGAATTTGTTGATGGTGCACTTAGCCACATAATACAGATGTCTCATGTTCTCGGTGAGCAAATTGGTAGCGGGAAACCAGTCTGGCCTGTTGCCATCCATGGACATTACGCGGATGCAGGCGACTCTGCTGCTCTTCTATCTGGTGCTTTAAATGTACCAATGCTTTTTACTGGCCACTCACTTGGACGAGATAAGTTGGAACAACTTTTAAAGCAGGGCCGCTTATCAAAGGATGAAATAAATACAACATACAAAATTATGCGTCGAATAGAGGCTGAAGAATTATCTCTTGATGCCTCTGAAATAGTCATAACCAGTACTAGACAGGAAATAGATGAACAATGGCGTTTATATGATGGTTTTGATCCAGTCCTGGAACGTAAACTGCGTGCAAGGATCAGACGTAATGTCAGCTGCTATGGAAGGTTCATGCCTCGCATGGTT ATAATTCCTCCTGGAATGGAATTCCATCATATTGTTCCACAAGATGGTGATATGGATGGTGAGGTAGAAGGAAATGAAGAATATCCATCTTCCCCTGATCCGCCTATCTGGTCCGAG ATAATGCGCTTCTTCAGCAATCCTCGGAAGCCTATGATACTTGCCCTTGCTAGACCAGATCCCAAAAAGAACATCACTACGTTGGTCAAAGCTTTCGGTGAATGTCGTCCACTACGGGAGCTTGCAAACCTT ACTCTAATCATGGGAAACCGAGATGGAATTGATGAAATGTCAAGCACAAATGCTTCTGTTCTTCTCTCAGTGCTTAAGCTTATTGACAAATATGATCTTTACGGACAAGTGGCATATCCTAAACACCATAAACAGTTTGAGGTTCCTGATATCTACCGACTAGCAGCAAAGACAAAg GGTGTTTTCATCAATCCAGCTTTTATCGAACCGTTTGGGCTTACTTTGATCGAG GCTGCAGCTCATGGTTTGCCTATTGTTGCCACCAAAAATGGAGGTCCTGTTGACATACATCGG GTGCTTGACAATGGTCTTCTTGTGGATCCTCATGACCAGCAGTCTATTGCTGGTGCTCTTCTGAAGCTTGTTGCAGACAAGCATCTCTGGGCAAGATGCCGTCAAAATGGTTTGAAGAACATTCACCTATTTTCATGGCCAGAGCACTGTAAAACTTACTTATCTCGAATTGCCAGTTGCAAAACAAGGCATCCACAGTGGCAAAGGAGTGATGATGGAGGTGAAAGTTCAGAAACAGATTCACCGAGTGATTCATTGAGAGATATACATGATATTTCTTTGAACCTAAAGTTTTCAATGGATGGAGATAGGAGTGGAGCTAGTGGAAATGATAATTCTTTAGATTCCGAAGGGAATGACCGAAATAGTAAGTTGGAGAATGCCGTTTTATCATGGTCAAAAGGTGTTTTAAAAGATCAAAGGAAAGCTGGATCCGGAGACAGAATTGACCATGGTTCCAGCACAGGTAAGTTTCCAGCATTAAGGAGGAGGAAACATATTTTTGTCATTGCTGTGGACTCCGACTCCAATGAAGACCTTCTTGATGCTATCAGAAAGGTTTTTGAGGCTGTCGAAAAAGAAAGGATTGAAGGCTCTATAGGTTTTATATTGTCAACATACATGACCATATCTGAGATACAGTCTTTTCTAGTCTCTGGAGGCTTGAATGCTAATGATTTTGATGCTTTCATCTGCAATAGCGGTAGTGATCTCTTCTATTCAACTATTAACCCTGAAGATGGTCCCTTTGTAATTGACTTCTATTATCACTCACACATCGAGCACCGTTGGGGTGGGGAAGGGTTGAGAAAGACTTTGGTCCGTTGGGCTGGATCGGTTACTGATAAGATGGAAGGGAATGAGGAGCATATTGTCACTGTAGCTGAACACCTTTCGACCAATTACTGCTACacttttgaagtgaaaaatgCAGGAAGG GTTCCCCCTGTTAAAGAGCTCCGAAAGTCGCTGAGAATTCAAGCTCTCCGTTGTAATGTTATTTATTGTCGAAATGGAACCAGGATAAATGTTATTCCAGTTTTGGCATCTCGTTCTCAAGCCCTCAG GTATTTATACGTTCGGTGGGGCATCGACCTGTCGAAAATGGTGGTTTTTGTTGGAGATTCTGGGGACACTGATTATGAAGGTTTGCTTGGTGGGGTGCATAAAAGCATAATATTGAAAGGAATTTGCTGCAACACAAGCAATCAACTGCTCGCCAACAGAAATTATCCGCTCTCTGATGTCATGCCCGTCGACAGTCCCAACATTCTTCAGACATCCCAAGATTGCACGAGCACAGACGTTCGAGAATCCTTGGAGAATTTACTCAAAAGCTAA
- the LOC121225233 gene encoding bifunctional purple acid phosphatase 26 — translation MKSLLFQFILVPFVILNFVNNVNAGITSRFIREEWPSVDIPLDHEVFAVPKGYNAPQQVHITQGNYDGNAVIISWITFDEPGSSKVQYGKSDKNYEFSAEGKMTNYTFYKYNSGYIHHVLVDGLEYDTKYYYKTGDGDSAREFWFQTPPMIGPDVPYKFGIIGDLGQTYNSLSTLEHYMESGAQSVLFVGDLSYADRYKYNDVGIRWDSWGRFVEKSTAYQPWIWSAGNHEIEYMPYMNEVTPFKSYLHRYPTPYLASKSSSPMWYAIRRASAHIIMLSSYSPFVKYTPQWKWLEEELNRVDRKKTPWLIVLVHVPIYNSNEAHFMEGESMRAVFEEWFIHHKVDVIFAGHVHAYERSYRISNIRYNVSSGERFPVPDESAPVYITVGDGGNQEGLAGKFRDPQPDYSAFREASYGHSTLEIMNRTHAVYHWNRNDDGKKVAIDSFVLNNQYWSSNVRERKLKRHYLNGMRMIAS, via the exons ATGAAGTCTTTGCTGTTTCAATTCATATTGGTACCATTTGTTATCTTGAACTTTGTCAACAATGTGAATGCCGGTATCACGAGTAGATTCATTCGAGAGGAGTGGCCATCGGTCGATATCCCTCTTGATCATGAAGTATTTGCAGTTCCCAAAGGATACAATGCACCTCAACAA GTGCATATAACACAAGGGAACTATGACGGAAATGCTGTAATAATCTCATGGATTACATTTGATGAACCAGGGTCCAGCAAAGTACAATATGGTAAATCTGATAAGAACTATGAATTCAGTGCAGAAGGGAAAATGACAAACTACACCTTTTATAAATACAATTCTGGCTATATTCATCATGTTCTCGTTGATGGCCTTGAG TATGATACCAAGTACTATTACAAGACTGGGGATGGTGATTCCGCACGAGAGTTTTGGTTTCAAACACCTCCGATGATCGGTCCAGATGTTCCTTACAAATTTGGAATCATCG GTGATTTGGGACAGACGTATAACTCGCTGTCCACACTTGAGCATTACATGGAGAGTGGAGCACAGAGTGTGTTGTTTGTGGGAGATCTTTCTTATGCCGATAGATACAAGTACAATGATGTTGGTATACGGTGGGATTCATGGGGTAGATTCGTGGAGAAAAGTACTGCTTATCAGCCATGGATATGGTCTGCTGGGAATCATGAAATAGAATACATgccttatatg AATGAAGTTACTCCATTCAAATCGTATCTACATCGATATCCTACGCCTTATTTGGCTTCTAAAAGCAGTAGTCCTATGTGGTATGCTATTAGGCGTGCATCcgctcatataatcatgctatcaAGCTACTCTCCGTTTG TGAAATATACACCTCAATGGAAATGGCTCGAGGAAGAATTAAACAGGGTTGACAGGAAGAAGACCCCATGGCTCATTGTTCTTGTGCATGTTCCGATCTACAACAGTAACGAAGCACATTTCATGGAAGGTGAAAGTATGCGAGCAGTGTTCGAAGAATGGTTCATCCATCACAAAGTTGATGTAATCTTTGCTGGTCATGTCCATGCTTATGAAAGATCC TATCGAATCTCAAATATAAGGTACAATGTATCAAGTGGTGAACGTTTCCCTGTACCGGACGAATCAGCTCCTGTTTACATCACTGTTGGAGATGGTGGAAATCAAGAAGGTTTAGCAGGAAA GTTTAGAGATCCCCAACCGGATTATTCAGCATTCCGGGAAGCCAGTTACGGCCATTCGACACTGGAGATCATGAACAGAACACATGCAGTCTATCACTGGAACCGAAATGATGATGGGAAAAAAGTGGCAATTGACTCATTTGTATTGAACAATCAGTACTG GTCAAGTAACGTTCGAGAAAGGAAACTGAAGAGGCATTATTTGAATGGGATGAGGATGATTGCTTCTTAA